One genomic segment of Bradyrhizobium prioriisuperbiae includes these proteins:
- a CDS encoding N-acetyltransferase, protein MTAIKTTVQTTPASTSQAVPYAIRAERTSDVTAREALLDACFGPGRFARTCQRLRDGRMPAEGLAFSAVRKGRVIGSVRLWHVSAGGAPALMLGPLAVDPACRGLGLGAALMAHALAEAAARGHRAVLLLGDAPYYTRFGFSLEKTSELSLPGPFERERLLGYELVDGALDGVAGMIVATGAAEGVAKPRRRGALAA, encoded by the coding sequence ATGACTGCGATCAAAACGACTGTCCAGACGACCCCAGCCTCGACTTCGCAGGCCGTTCCGTACGCGATCCGTGCGGAACGCACCTCCGACGTCACGGCGCGAGAGGCGCTGCTCGATGCATGCTTCGGCCCCGGCCGGTTCGCACGCACCTGCCAGCGCCTGCGCGACGGACGCATGCCCGCGGAAGGCCTCGCCTTCTCCGCGGTCCGCAAAGGACGGGTCATCGGCTCCGTGCGGTTGTGGCACGTCAGCGCCGGGGGCGCCCCGGCGCTGATGCTCGGACCGCTGGCGGTGGATCCCGCCTGCCGCGGCCTGGGCCTTGGCGCGGCGCTGATGGCGCATGCGCTCGCTGAAGCAGCGGCCCGCGGCCACCGTGCCGTGCTGCTGCTCGGCGACGCGCCCTATTACACCCGCTTCGGCTTCTCGCTGGAGAAGACGTCGGAGCTATCGCTGCCGGGCCCGTTCGAACGCGAGCGCCTGCTCGGCTATGAGCTGGTTGACGGCGCGCTCGATGGCGTGGCGGGCATGATCGTCGCGACCGGCGCTGCCGAAGGCGTTGCAAAGCCGCGACGGCGCGGCGCGCTCGCGGCGTAG